CGGAAAGGGCGGCGTTGGCAAGACAACAACAGCAGCAAACCTCGGAGTCGCCCTGGCCTCTATGGGTGACAAAGTGGTATGTATCGACTCAGATATTGGCTTGCGGAATTTGGACGTGGTGCTTGGCCTGGAAAACCGGATCGTTTATGATCTGGTGGATGCTGTGGAAGGACGCTGTAGAATTTCTCAGGCGATGATCAAAGATAAAAGAATTGAAACCTTGTTTTTGATTCCTGCAGCGCAAACCCGTGATAAGAGCGCGATTTCGCCCAGCGATATGATGAAACTGTGCAACACCTTGCGGGAAGATATGGATTGGATCGTTATCGATTCACCGGCCGGGATTGAACGCGGCTTCCGGAATGCGATTGCTCCGGCTGATGAGGTGTTGGTCGTCACCAATCCGGAAGTTTCCGCTGTTCGGGATGCCGACCGAATCATTGGGCTGGTGGAAGCTGAAGAACGCGGCCCCGCTAAATTGGTTATCAACCGCTTGAAATCAGCGATGGTCAAGCGCGGTGATATGCTTTCCGCCGATGATGTGGTTGAATTACTGGCTATTCCCCTGGTGGGCATTGTTCCTGAAGATGAGAATGTTATCATCAGTACTAACCAGGGCCAGCCGATTGCCTTGAACCAGAAAAGCCTGGCAGGACGCTCCTTTACCAATATTGCCCGGCGTTTGAAGGGCGATGATGTCGCTTGGCTGGATTTGGATGAAAAGGAAGGCATCTTCAATAGATTAGGGAAGATCATCTCTGGAGGAGGATAATATGGCGTCATTCCTTGATCGGCTATCCCGGAAACAGAATGCCAGCGCTAATCAGGCGAAGGAACGCCTGAGCCTGGTTCTGATTCATGACCGGACAGATCTCAGTCCAGAGGACCTTCGGTCGCTGAAGGACCGTCTGATTGAGGTGATTTCTGATTATGTCAAGATTGATGCGAGACATACAGAAATCGAGATTCAAAATGATGGCCGCGAGCAAACTTTGATCGCGAATATCCCACTGATGAAACCCCGGTCACGCGGCTGAACCAATATAATCGATTGATTCTTTATGAATAACCGTCAGAACGTTTGGCAGAATTTTGATTTCGTCCTCTTTGGCGTTGTCTTAGTGCTCTCGATTTTTGGGATTGCTATGATCAACAGTGCCGTCGCGGGTGATGCTGAACTATTGGGACATTCAAGACGTCAGACGATCTTTCTTTTGATTAGTTTAGTAGTTTTGTTTACTGTGGCAGCCCTGGATTATAAGTATTGGATCTCGCTGATTCCAGTAATGTATATTGTCACGATTGTTTTCCTGTTGCTAGTACGAACCGCTGAGGCACGATTTGGATCAGCCCGTTGGCTGACGTTGGGAACGATTTTGATCCAACCGGCTGAACTTGCGAAAATTGTTGTGATTCTGGGGTTAGCAAATTTCTTTTCCAGCCATTTTGAAAATGCCCAAAAAACAATAGTC
This Chloroflexota bacterium DNA region includes the following protein-coding sequences:
- the minD gene encoding septum site-determining protein MinD, producing MSGKVITITSGKGGVGKTTTAANLGVALASMGDKVVCIDSDIGLRNLDVVLGLENRIVYDLVDAVEGRCRISQAMIKDKRIETLFLIPAAQTRDKSAISPSDMMKLCNTLREDMDWIVIDSPAGIERGFRNAIAPADEVLVVTNPEVSAVRDADRIIGLVEAEERGPAKLVINRLKSAMVKRGDMLSADDVVELLAIPLVGIVPEDENVIISTNQGQPIALNQKSLAGRSFTNIARRLKGDDVAWLDLDEKEGIFNRLGKIISGGG
- the minE gene encoding cell division topological specificity factor MinE; protein product: MASFLDRLSRKQNASANQAKERLSLVLIHDRTDLSPEDLRSLKDRLIEVISDYVKIDARHTEIEIQNDGREQTLIANIPLMKPRSRG